The Candidatus Nitrosocosmicus franklandus genome contains a region encoding:
- a CDS encoding patatin-like phospholipase family protein, translated as MANKKRGSRWMKFSYKSRQSFPKYGRKRSVENVLVLQGGGSLGAFACGVFKALMKEQIKLDIVAGTSIGAINAAIITASKSNHPEIDLENFWLELAESSHEIIPDWFVPFDNHSKYGISNNLQRISMAAVNAAIFGVPKMFLPRWNPIYMFTDKDYFIPKNWTYLYDNTPLVRTLEKYVDYKKLNLHSVTKNTGPNNLEHNMRLLVTAVNVLTAEPLIFDSARMPIESKHLLASCGYPNYGFPWTKIEENVYGWDGSLLSNTPVREVIASSPLNDKNIFIVENYSREIDRLPSNMVEVMDRAKDIMFSDKTKHSLKMTKLMTRQIRLIEKLYEYFEDAEKEFEKKGYKTLQTNSDNGTNRGIFITEVEKEQIRKEYKKLVFNRGAEILSVTRILRNRMERPHVSKNANFSVKAVKLSILEGEKIALQYIKEFKEKNEYNYQSSLR; from the coding sequence ATGGCGAATAAGAAAAGAGGTAGTAGATGGATGAAATTTAGTTATAAAAGCCGTCAATCTTTTCCAAAATATGGGCGTAAAAGATCGGTTGAAAATGTGCTAGTTTTGCAGGGGGGAGGATCTTTGGGTGCATTTGCATGCGGTGTGTTTAAGGCATTAATGAAAGAGCAAATTAAGTTGGATATTGTGGCCGGAACGTCGATAGGTGCAATCAATGCCGCAATTATTACAGCTAGTAAAAGTAACCATCCGGAAATAGATTTGGAGAATTTTTGGCTTGAGTTGGCAGAAAGCAGTCATGAAATAATTCCCGACTGGTTTGTTCCCTTCGATAATCACTCGAAATATGGTATAAGTAATAATCTTCAGAGAATTTCAATGGCAGCTGTAAATGCCGCCATTTTCGGCGTCCCGAAAATGTTTCTCCCCAGGTGGAATCCAATCTATATGTTTACTGATAAGGATTATTTTATACCCAAAAACTGGACATATTTGTATGATAATACTCCTTTAGTCCGTACACTAGAAAAATATGTTGATTATAAAAAGCTTAATCTGCATTCGGTGACCAAGAATACCGGACCTAATAATCTTGAACATAATATGAGACTTTTAGTAACGGCAGTGAATGTTCTTACGGCAGAACCATTGATTTTCGATAGCGCTCGTATGCCTATTGAATCAAAACATTTGCTAGCAAGTTGTGGTTATCCCAATTATGGATTTCCATGGACTAAAATTGAAGAGAATGTTTATGGCTGGGATGGGAGTCTATTAAGTAATACTCCAGTTAGGGAAGTTATTGCCTCCTCACCACTAAATGATAAGAACATATTCATAGTCGAAAATTACAGTAGGGAAATAGATAGATTACCATCTAATATGGTAGAGGTTATGGACAGGGCTAAGGATATCATGTTTAGTGACAAGACCAAACATAGTTTAAAGATGACAAAGTTAATGACAAGACAAATACGGTTAATAGAAAAACTGTATGAATACTTCGAAGATGCCGAAAAAGAATTCGAGAAAAAAGGTTACAAGACCTTGCAAACCAATAGTGACAATGGGACGAATCGCGGTATCTTTATTACTGAAGTTGAGAAAGAACAAATAAGAAAAGAATACAAGAAGCTGGTCTTTAATCGAGGAGCAGAAATACTTTCAGTAACCAGAATATTGCGAAACAGAATGGAGAGACCACATGTTTCCAAGAATGCCAATTTTTCTGTTAAGGCAGTAAAATTATCTATATTGGAGGGAGAAAAAATAGCATTACAGTACATAAAGGAATTCAAGGAAAAGAACGAATATAATTATCAATCTAGTTTGCGGTAA
- a CDS encoding alpha/beta hydrolase — protein MLVKLKSSLLGLGVLTGIFFGLCVLATSFDFSLRYYEAFAQSDLQVVKYRDLELDLGDGVTTKGQLSLPAIGEGPFPGILLIQGSGANDMNETGGLILIDNKTGVKTYPEKQTFFQISQYLSERGFAVLKYDKRGITSNFTIDFDVWGNTTFDDLKQDASKALNVLLQQPEVNSTKKVTLIGHSEGTMIAPRIAIENPDKVKNIVLMGAVAGSLKDLLFFQIVNNPLDYVKNVLKKGDNDTLTINEITNDPILQDLVGGNVTHILNYPNNLGIHRNESSTGPLDHVFQNVSQNTLSVGSDLKTALIGAYQNVTIPTNFALSIDCREVRYGYFEWNGGYEGCPKWMKSHPNSQSTLSIIGNISSDIGVLILQGENDSATPLEQGLLLQQRLTGVNHPDHLLITYPNLGHSLSISSKWISQSGPMEEYVLRDMFEWLFPRSD, from the coding sequence TTGTTAGTTAAATTAAAATCATCGTTGCTTGGTTTAGGTGTGTTAACTGGAATATTCTTTGGTCTATGTGTGTTGGCCACCTCATTTGATTTTTCTTTACGATATTATGAAGCATTTGCTCAATCAGATCTTCAGGTTGTAAAATATAGAGATTTAGAATTAGATTTAGGCGATGGAGTGACTACGAAGGGTCAGTTATCCTTACCAGCAATTGGTGAAGGGCCATTTCCCGGTATCCTGCTGATACAAGGGTCTGGAGCAAATGATATGAACGAAACAGGTGGGTTAATCCTTATTGATAATAAAACTGGTGTGAAAACTTATCCAGAAAAACAGACATTCTTTCAAATATCACAGTACCTTTCTGAAAGGGGGTTTGCCGTTCTCAAATACGATAAGAGGGGGATTACCTCAAACTTTACTATAGACTTTGATGTATGGGGAAACACTACGTTTGATGACCTAAAACAGGATGCTTCAAAGGCCCTAAATGTGCTTCTACAACAACCAGAAGTCAATTCAACCAAGAAGGTAACATTGATTGGACATAGCGAGGGAACAATGATTGCTCCTAGAATTGCGATTGAAAACCCAGATAAAGTGAAAAATATTGTATTAATGGGGGCGGTTGCAGGTAGCCTTAAGGACCTTTTGTTTTTCCAGATTGTTAATAACCCTCTGGATTACGTCAAGAATGTATTAAAAAAAGGCGATAATGATACACTAACAATAAATGAAATTACAAACGATCCTATATTACAGGATTTAGTTGGCGGTAATGTTACTCACATCCTTAATTATCCAAATAATCTGGGAATTCATCGCAATGAGTCATCCACGGGTCCTCTCGATCACGTATTCCAGAATGTCAGTCAAAATACTCTAAGTGTTGGAAGTGACTTGAAAACGGCTCTTATAGGAGCATACCAAAATGTTACTATTCCTACTAACTTTGCTTTATCTATCGATTGTCGTGAAGTCCGCTATGGATACTTCGAATGGAATGGTGGATATGAAGGATGTCCTAAATGGATGAAGTCACATCCAAACTCGCAAAGTACTTTAAGTATTATAGGAAATATATCTTCGGATATCGGTGTCCTAATACTTCAAGGTGAAAACGATAGTGCAACTCCACTCGAACAGGGTTTGTTGTTGCAACAACGACTGACAGGAGTTAATCATCCAGACCACCTTTTAATTACATATCCTAACCTTGGACATTCTCTCTCGATTTCAAGTAAATGGATAAGCCAGAGTGGTCCGATGGAGGAGTATGTCCTTAGAGACATGTTTGAATGGCTGTTTCCACGAAGCGATTAA
- a CDS encoding alpha/beta hydrolase family protein, with translation MFRPNFENTSSFFGVGFLFLLILSFSVVIYVSASFDPTLLTIPKAFAQSDIQTVKFRNLTIDLGNGVSTNAQISYPATGKGPFPGVLLVPGSGATDMNATINEDVKPFWQIANYLSERGFEVLRYDKRGIGPNLTIQDPNVWGNMTVTDLVNDAEKAFSILSAQPDVDPESISIVGHSEGTIIVPRIAIDNPDKVKNIVLMGTVAQNLIKDILYYQVVDLRSEYAKQILDTNNTGFVSINQIASDPLLDDIIELNSSLLNIDNVTKNGLEDETENQSNGNAYLNIYTQIKPLLIKDYENKIAFDLSKCYRIIGCSLWIKSETELEPNLSVIGNVSKAIPILILQGENDSATPLEQSLLLHQRLDEVNHSNHTLITYPNLGHFFYSSSEWQNGFGPIEPQVLADLYSWLYSHSKL, from the coding sequence TTGTTTAGACCTAACTTCGAAAATACATCTTCTTTCTTTGGAGTTGGTTTTCTGTTCCTACTAATTCTATCTTTTAGCGTGGTAATTTATGTATCGGCGTCTTTCGACCCAACTCTTTTAACAATTCCTAAAGCTTTTGCCCAATCTGATATTCAAACTGTCAAATTCCGTAATTTAACAATAGATCTCGGTAATGGAGTATCTACAAATGCTCAAATTTCATATCCTGCAACTGGAAAAGGGCCCTTTCCAGGCGTACTTCTTGTACCTGGTTCAGGAGCAACAGATATGAATGCAACTATCAACGAGGATGTAAAGCCATTCTGGCAGATCGCAAATTATTTGTCAGAAAGAGGTTTTGAAGTACTTCGTTACGATAAGAGAGGTATTGGTCCTAACCTTACGATCCAGGATCCTAATGTTTGGGGAAACATGACTGTAACGGATCTCGTCAATGATGCAGAGAAGGCCTTTAGCATTTTGAGTGCACAGCCAGATGTCGATCCCGAGAGTATCAGCATAGTTGGCCATAGCGAAGGTACCATCATTGTACCACGAATAGCAATCGATAATCCAGATAAAGTGAAGAATATAGTACTGATGGGTACAGTAGCCCAAAATTTGATTAAAGATATATTGTATTATCAAGTTGTTGATTTACGTTCTGAATATGCAAAACAAATACTTGATACAAATAATACTGGATTTGTTTCTATCAATCAAATCGCATCAGACCCCTTATTAGATGATATTATCGAGTTAAACTCTTCTCTTTTAAATATCGACAATGTTACTAAAAATGGGCTAGAAGATGAAACAGAAAATCAAAGTAATGGAAATGCATACCTTAATATCTACACACAGATCAAACCTTTGCTAATAAAAGATTACGAAAACAAAATAGCATTCGATTTATCCAAATGCTATAGAATAATTGGATGTTCCCTTTGGATTAAGTCTGAGACAGAGTTAGAACCTAATTTAAGCGTAATCGGCAATGTATCCAAAGCTATACCTATTCTTATACTTCAAGGTGAAAACGATAGTGCAACTCCACTTGAACAGAGCTTGTTATTGCACCAGAGACTTGACGAAGTAAATCATTCTAACCACACATTGATAACATATCCTAACCTTGGGCACTTTTTCTATTCTTCATCAGAATGGCAGAATGGATTTGGACCTATTGAACCACAGGTATTGGCAGATCTATATTCATGGTTATATTCTCATTCTAAATTATGA
- a CDS encoding alpha/beta fold hydrolase: MEYTTNQLAHDAAGLLGVLDIDKAHIVGWSVGSYIAEELTLVHSDKVKSLIL; encoded by the coding sequence ATAGAATATACTACTAACCAACTAGCACACGACGCCGCAGGATTGTTGGGTGTCCTTGATATAGACAAGGCCCATATTGTCGGTTGGTCAGTGGGATCATACATTGCGGAAGAATTGACTTTGGTACATTCTGATAAAGTTAAAAGCTTAATCTTGTAG
- a CDS encoding MGH1-like glycoside hydrolase domain-containing protein — MTTTTTTNNNTTDLKKLLQDCEEVLNHNWNGSFTIPSDTLYPHQWSWDAAFIAIGNSYANTERAIKELEFLFDAQWKNGMVPHIVFNEKEKTYFPAADFYEITRSPNAPTNIGTSGMTQPPVHAISCYYIYKNAKDQNSKTAAMDFLEKIFPKLMKFHRYLLTDRDPEQSGLVTILHPWESGEDDSPIWDEPLSRISFEKTDLPKFERLDIIAVEGAADTIPSDEEYNKFIYLIELMKKYNYDEKIMNEKMPFKIKDLLFSSILYVANHYLLKIIEILAENHNQDPDKKNKSDNYENSKKEILQWLGRTERNYYRYFLPPHNLKVGESELSLFLDYDLVANQWIKSKTVSSLIPIFTGLLLPEEADTMVKWLKHSYHCGPGKYCHEPVLPSTGPLAEYFSPLTYWRGPVWINMNWMFWLGLLRYGYDKEAEVIRQAIFELVQKNGIREYYDPYTGKGLGGKKFSWTAALVIDMIHNSQPINQEIS, encoded by the coding sequence ATGACTACTACCACCACAACTAACAATAATACAACTGATTTGAAAAAGCTATTACAAGATTGTGAAGAGGTATTGAACCATAACTGGAATGGATCTTTTACTATACCTTCTGATACACTATACCCTCATCAATGGAGTTGGGATGCGGCTTTTATCGCAATAGGCAACTCTTATGCAAATACTGAAAGAGCAATCAAGGAATTAGAGTTTTTGTTCGATGCACAATGGAAAAACGGGATGGTTCCTCACATAGTTTTTAATGAGAAAGAAAAAACCTATTTTCCTGCAGCGGATTTTTACGAAATTACTCGCTCTCCAAATGCTCCCACAAATATCGGAACATCGGGAATGACACAGCCCCCAGTTCATGCAATATCATGCTATTACATATATAAAAATGCTAAAGATCAAAATAGCAAAACTGCAGCAATGGACTTTCTTGAAAAAATCTTTCCCAAACTAATGAAATTCCACCGATATCTATTAACGGACAGAGATCCTGAACAATCTGGTCTGGTTACCATTCTTCATCCCTGGGAATCCGGGGAAGACGATTCCCCTATTTGGGACGAACCACTATCGAGAATCTCTTTTGAGAAAACTGATCTGCCAAAATTTGAACGACTTGACATTATAGCTGTAGAGGGCGCAGCTGACACAATACCTAGTGATGAGGAATACAACAAATTCATTTACCTGATAGAATTGATGAAAAAATACAATTATGACGAAAAAATCATGAATGAAAAAATGCCGTTTAAAATAAAGGATTTACTATTTAGTAGTATCTTGTATGTTGCTAATCATTATTTGCTGAAAATCATAGAAATACTTGCTGAAAATCATAACCAAGATCCAGATAAAAAGAACAAGTCAGACAATTACGAGAACAGCAAAAAAGAAATATTACAATGGCTTGGGAGAACGGAACGGAATTACTATAGATATTTTTTGCCACCTCATAATCTAAAGGTTGGAGAAAGTGAGTTGAGTCTCTTTTTAGATTATGATTTGGTCGCAAATCAGTGGATAAAGTCCAAAACAGTTTCATCACTTATTCCAATATTTACAGGACTATTGCTTCCAGAAGAAGCCGATACAATGGTAAAGTGGTTAAAACACTCGTATCATTGCGGGCCTGGAAAATACTGTCATGAACCGGTGCTTCCCAGTACTGGACCACTGGCAGAATACTTTAGCCCCCTTACTTATTGGAGAGGACCAGTATGGATAAACATGAACTGGATGTTTTGGCTAGGACTACTAAGATATGGTTATGACAAGGAAGCCGAAGTAATACGACAAGCAATATTTGAACTGGTTCAAAAAAATGGCATTAGGGAATACTATGATCCTTATACTGGAAAGGGCCTTGGAGGAAAAAAATTCTCATGGACTGCTGCCTTGGTAATAGATATGATACACAATTCTCAACCAATAAACCAAGAAATCTCTTAA
- a CDS encoding cytochrome P450, with protein sequence MENVEKGLPPGPSKRPVRLLSQFLRDPLQTFTNISKEYGDISYFKLGRQDVYMLNNPDYIERVLIYDHKNFKKGKRLEIAKRFLGEGLVTSEGEKHDSQKKIIHPFFLPKKISSFGPIMTKYALDMCNNWQDGSVIDIHKEMSKVTLSIICKSMMDYDMQSDESEEFGRAFTISKNYSKRLQHPLGHILDSIPILPKVVESRKAAKTLDSIVYKLMSTRRQEISSQQDELSSPSSSDKPKNTRDDLLTGLLLLGNLDRENNKTNKPNNSKGGDDAGDNQVMSDQQIRDHVITMLIAGHETTANALTWTYYLLAQHPEVEQKVFDEIDSVLKNNSSSRVKTGNGAIKFGEYRLPTTKDISQFKYIEKVFRESMRLFPPVWTIGRMVEEDYQVDKYVVPKGSAIFMSQYTMHRSPRYYENPEQFIPERWTDDFKRHLPRFSYFPFGGGLRGCIGEPFAWQEGILLIASISSYWKMTLRPNQKIKMDPGITLNPKKGIKMQLHARNPIPGNRL encoded by the coding sequence ATGGAAAATGTCGAAAAAGGACTTCCACCGGGTCCTTCTAAAAGACCTGTCAGACTTTTAAGTCAATTCCTACGTGATCCGTTACAAACTTTTACGAATATATCCAAAGAATATGGTGATATTTCCTATTTTAAATTGGGTCGTCAAGACGTATATATGCTTAATAATCCCGACTATATCGAGAGAGTTCTGATATATGACCATAAGAACTTTAAGAAGGGCAAAAGATTGGAAATAGCAAAAAGATTTCTTGGAGAGGGATTGGTTACCAGTGAAGGGGAAAAGCATGATAGTCAGAAAAAAATAATCCATCCTTTCTTTCTACCAAAGAAGATTTCATCCTTTGGTCCTATTATGACCAAATATGCATTAGATATGTGTAATAACTGGCAGGATGGTTCTGTTATAGATATACATAAAGAAATGTCAAAAGTCACCCTGTCAATTATTTGTAAATCAATGATGGATTATGATATGCAATCAGATGAATCAGAGGAATTTGGTAGAGCCTTTACCATTTCGAAAAATTATTCAAAAAGATTACAGCATCCATTGGGGCATATTTTGGATAGTATACCTATACTACCCAAAGTAGTAGAGAGTAGAAAAGCAGCAAAAACGCTAGATTCTATTGTTTATAAATTGATGTCAACAAGAAGACAGGAAATATCCTCACAGCAAGATGAATTGTCAAGTCCAAGTTCATCAGATAAACCAAAAAATACTAGAGATGATCTACTCACTGGCCTTTTACTTTTGGGAAACTTGGATCGAGAGAACAATAAAACAAATAAACCAAATAATTCCAAAGGAGGTGATGATGCTGGTGATAATCAAGTCATGTCCGACCAGCAAATTAGGGATCATGTAATAACTATGTTAATTGCTGGGCATGAGACTACTGCAAACGCCTTGACTTGGACATACTATCTTTTGGCTCAACATCCTGAAGTTGAGCAAAAGGTTTTTGATGAAATCGATTCGGTTTTGAAGAATAATTCCTCATCAAGAGTCAAAACCGGCAACGGCGCAATAAAATTCGGGGAATATAGATTACCAACAACTAAAGATATTTCCCAATTTAAATACATAGAAAAGGTTTTCCGAGAATCAATGCGTTTGTTCCCTCCGGTATGGACTATAGGTAGGATGGTGGAAGAGGATTATCAAGTGGATAAGTATGTTGTTCCAAAGGGTTCAGCAATATTTATGAGCCAATATACTATGCATAGAAGTCCCCGATATTATGAAAATCCAGAACAGTTTATTCCAGAAAGATGGACAGATGATTTTAAAAGACATCTACCCCGTTTTAGCTATTTTCCATTTGGTGGTGGATTAAGAGGGTGTATAGGAGAACCATTTGCATGGCAAGAAGGGATATTGCTCATAGCATCAATTTCTAGTTATTGGAAGATGACTCTAAGACCAAACCAAAAGATAAAAATGGACCCTGGTATAACACTCAATCCTAAGAAAGGAATCAAAATGCAACTACACGCAAGAAACCCAATTCCAGGTAACCGTCTATAA
- a CDS encoding DMT family transporter has protein sequence MHIVIFLAIGILSFLWGSSFIPIKNIVDLINPLSAFGLRFITAGLSLVLAHYILYSIDNRRSSKNRHDLTRKNNKNRKVVGYWKQWTLSGLFFIVGGQGLLALGAQYMSSGATALVNSTIPIWVAVIALLIFKSLPTKFTIVGILAGFIGLIILISPTINEGESSWVGIIFLILSSISWAFGSLYVKPISESDSKKTILLSTGMFMSIGGISLIVIAIFTGSSIISDMYIIMFSINGPLDSFLYLTLICTATGYVIFYWLLETTTPSLANTFAYIVPVVAVFLGWMILDEHITNTTIIATVIISGGVALMISSPSFPKTTNKSNNNKGRQQQQK, from the coding sequence ATGCATATTGTAATCTTTTTGGCCATTGGAATATTATCTTTTTTGTGGGGATCAAGCTTTATTCCTATAAAAAATATCGTTGACCTAATTAATCCCCTTTCTGCATTTGGGTTAAGATTCATCACAGCAGGCCTATCACTGGTACTTGCACATTACATTCTATATTCTATAGACAATCGTAGGTCTAGTAAAAATAGACACGACCTTACTAGAAAAAATAATAAAAATAGAAAAGTGGTAGGATATTGGAAACAATGGACACTGTCAGGTTTATTTTTCATAGTAGGTGGACAAGGATTGCTGGCCTTGGGAGCTCAATATATGTCATCAGGTGCAACCGCACTTGTTAACTCGACGATACCAATTTGGGTAGCAGTAATAGCGTTATTGATTTTTAAGTCATTACCCACCAAATTTACAATTGTAGGTATACTGGCTGGCTTTATCGGATTAATCATATTGATATCACCTACAATTAATGAAGGCGAATCTAGTTGGGTTGGCATCATATTTTTGATACTTAGCTCAATATCCTGGGCTTTTGGTTCGTTGTATGTCAAACCTATTAGTGAATCTGATTCGAAGAAAACTATCTTGTTATCTACAGGAATGTTCATGTCAATTGGAGGAATATCGCTGATAGTTATTGCGATATTTACTGGATCTTCAATTATTTCAGATATGTATATAATCATGTTTTCAATAAATGGTCCATTGGATTCGTTTCTATATCTTACTCTTATTTGCACTGCTACCGGTTACGTAATATTCTATTGGCTTTTGGAAACGACTACTCCTTCTTTAGCAAACACATTTGCCTATATCGTTCCTGTAGTAGCAGTGTTTCTTGGATGGATGATACTGGACGAACATATTACAAATACCACCATAATAGCCACTGTCATAATATCGGGTGGGGTTGCACTAATGATCTCAAGTCCTTCTTTTCCCAAAACTACAAATAAATCCAATAACAATAAAGGACGACAACAACAACAAAAGTAA